One stretch of Leadbetterella byssophila DSM 17132 DNA includes these proteins:
- a CDS encoding Crp/Fnr family transcriptional regulator: MLEVKKGDLLIKSGSRNNFVYLIAEGLVRGYDANDVTFWFGETGDVVLSLKTYTEDLSGHESMEALEKTLVYKISIKDLKELYQTNLYWANWGRVMAEKELVKAEKRLLSRQFLSAGERYAELMEQHPNLLQRVPLGMIASYLGITQVSLSRIRAEYR, translated from the coding sequence ATGTTAGAAGTGAAAAAAGGCGACTTGCTGATCAAGTCAGGATCCAGGAATAACTTTGTATATCTCATCGCTGAAGGCTTAGTGCGAGGGTATGACGCTAATGATGTCACCTTTTGGTTTGGCGAAACCGGCGATGTGGTACTTAGCCTAAAAACGTACACAGAAGATCTCTCAGGGCACGAAAGTATGGAAGCGCTAGAGAAAACTTTGGTCTATAAAATCAGTATCAAAGATTTGAAAGAATTGTATCAGACTAACCTATACTGGGCGAATTGGGGACGTGTTATGGCAGAAAAGGAACTGGTCAAGGCAGAAAAAAGATTATTGTCTCGTCAGTTCTTAAGTGCGGGGGAAAGATATGCGGAATTGATGGAGCAGCACCCCAACTTACTACAGAGAGTACCATTGGGAATGATTGCCTCCTATCTAGGCATCACCCAAGTTAGCCTCAGTAGAATCCGAGCAGAATACCGCTAG
- a CDS encoding DMT family transporter: MNWIILIIAGLFEVGFTFCLSKAKEAIGNESYLWYGGFGICLIISMGLLMKATQSLPIGTAYAVWTGIGAVGTVLMGILFFKEPATFMRMFFISTLIASIIGLKLSH, encoded by the coding sequence ATGAATTGGATCATCTTAATCATAGCGGGACTCTTTGAAGTCGGATTTACCTTTTGTCTATCAAAGGCAAAAGAAGCAATAGGAAATGAATCCTATCTCTGGTATGGAGGATTTGGAATTTGTTTAATCATCAGTATGGGCTTACTGATGAAAGCCACTCAGTCCCTTCCCATAGGTACGGCCTATGCTGTTTGGACGGGAATAGGAGCAGTAGGAACTGTCTTAATGGGGATCCTATTTTTTAAGGAGCCGGCTACCTTTATGCGCATGTTCTTCATCAGTACCTTGATAGCTTCTATCATAGGACTTAAGCTAAGCCACTAG
- a CDS encoding DMT family protein codes for MKAFLTIGLLLVSNVFMTIAWYGHLRLKEYSWFSNMGLFKVILFSWGIALLEYMAQVPANKIGYTGNGGPFTLWQLKVIQEVLTLLVFTGFAVFAFKTETLRWNHLVAFVFLVLAVYFIFKK; via the coding sequence ATGAAAGCATTTTTGACCATAGGCTTATTGTTGGTATCCAATGTGTTTATGACCATTGCCTGGTACGGGCATTTACGACTTAAAGAGTATTCCTGGTTTTCTAATATGGGACTTTTTAAAGTGATCCTGTTCAGTTGGGGTATAGCACTTTTAGAGTACATGGCTCAGGTTCCTGCAAATAAGATAGGTTATACTGGAAATGGAGGTCCCTTTACCCTTTGGCAACTCAAAGTTATTCAAGAAGTGCTTACCTTGTTAGTGTTTACGGGTTTTGCCGTTTTTGCCTTTAAAACGGAGACCCTGAGATGGAACCACTTGGTAGCCTTTGTTTTCCTGGTTTTGGCCGTTTATTTCATCTTCAAAAAGTGA
- a CDS encoding GNAT family N-acetyltransferase, translating into MKKLDFKTLDSTHSASITDMILSIQQKEFGIPITVDDQPDLSDIETFYLRGGGCFLGAFLNGDLVGTIALIKFSSSSGAIRKMFVKKEFRGKEWGIAQKLLERLIQFCRAEGISNLYLGTVSVLKAAQRFYERNHFRRLQKEELPSDFPLMSSDDVFYGLKLGSAIEEVGFLALSTRLQRLSERIRRDGALIYKAFGRNFDPKWFPVVLSLDRKGELSISELAEEIGYSHPSTIVLLKELQEKGYVSSKKDISDERKRLNFLSENGKQFIKELKPIWEIMSTVLEEIGSNSHHLLRAIEQAEDKLEVQTFYQRVLAIRQ; encoded by the coding sequence ATGAAAAAGCTTGATTTTAAAACCTTAGATTCTACTCACTCGGCAAGTATTACGGATATGATCTTATCTATCCAACAAAAGGAATTTGGTATTCCTATCACCGTAGATGATCAACCGGATCTAAGTGATATTGAGACCTTTTATCTTAGGGGTGGAGGTTGTTTTTTGGGCGCATTTTTGAATGGAGACCTGGTGGGAACCATAGCATTGATTAAGTTCTCTTCTTCTTCAGGAGCCATTAGAAAGATGTTTGTAAAGAAAGAATTTAGAGGAAAAGAATGGGGCATAGCCCAGAAGCTTCTAGAAAGATTAATTCAGTTCTGTAGGGCGGAAGGTATAAGCAACTTATATCTGGGAACAGTGTCTGTCCTAAAGGCAGCCCAAAGGTTTTATGAGAGAAATCACTTCAGGAGACTTCAGAAGGAAGAACTTCCCAGTGATTTTCCCTTGATGAGTTCAGATGATGTTTTTTATGGATTAAAATTGGGTAGTGCTATAGAGGAAGTTGGATTTCTAGCCCTCTCTACGCGTCTGCAAAGACTAAGTGAGCGTATAAGAAGGGATGGGGCTTTGATCTATAAAGCATTTGGCCGGAATTTTGACCCCAAGTGGTTTCCCGTGGTATTGAGCCTGGATAGAAAAGGAGAGCTGTCCATATCAGAGTTAGCAGAAGAGATAGGATATTCGCATCCATCCACCATTGTATTGCTTAAGGAATTGCAAGAAAAGGGATATGTTAGTTCCAAAAAGGACATCTCAGACGAGAGAAAGCGACTGAACTTTCTCTCGGAAAATGGGAAACAATTCATAAAAGAATTAAAGCCTATTTGGGAGATAATGAGTACGGTTTTGGAAGAAATTGGATCAAATTCTCATCATTTATTGAGGGCTATTGAACAGGCGGAGGATAAGTTGGAAGTGCAAACTTTCTATCAAAGAGTCTTGGCTATTAGACAATAA
- a CDS encoding DUF4256 domain-containing protein: MNDLIEILKTRFHKYPERHPEFTWEQVEEKLSPKVLQILEVLEESEGEPDIVGPELQFIDCSPESPKGRRSLCYDQEALEKRKEHKPNGSAVKWATDLGVRLLTEEEYIHLQSRVAVDQKTSSWLQTPKEVRDKGGAIFGDKRYGRVFIYHNGADSYYAARAFRCVLKL; the protein is encoded by the coding sequence ATGAACGATCTCATTGAAATACTAAAAACCAGATTCCACAAATATCCTGAAAGACACCCTGAATTTACTTGGGAACAAGTGGAAGAGAAATTAAGTCCGAAGGTCCTTCAAATTCTAGAAGTCTTAGAAGAGTCAGAAGGAGAACCGGACATAGTAGGACCCGAACTGCAATTCATAGATTGCAGTCCAGAGTCTCCCAAAGGTAGACGTAGCCTGTGCTACGACCAAGAGGCTTTAGAAAAGCGAAAAGAGCACAAACCTAATGGAAGCGCCGTCAAATGGGCCACTGATCTTGGAGTTAGATTATTGACAGAAGAGGAATATATCCATTTACAATCCCGAGTGGCCGTAGACCAAAAAACCTCCTCTTGGTTACAGACGCCAAAAGAGGTTAGGGATAAGGGTGGAGCTATCTTTGGCGACAAGAGATACGGTAGAGTTTTCATCTATCATAATGGGGCTGATTCTTACTACGCAGCCCGAGCATTCCGTTGTGTATTAAAGCTTTGA
- a CDS encoding prolyl oligopeptidase family serine peptidase — MRRIFTVCLVLLFSLTVQAQLTVEKIMEDPAKWIGTSPSNIFWSEDSKTIYFNWNPEQNRADSLYKITLTNRTPQKVSRAEKESLGLSGFGRSAAYSKDFRKKLYLKNGNIFIQDTGTLAERQLTNTLDRKGSLSFSKDEKHVIFTMGNDIYTIALADGTLQQWTNFSMENRRPEAKAGEADKVLEKDQLDLFQFLREAKEDKEAREKYEKGAPKTGPKKISLGGKMLQGALASPDLKYVFYRLAEPARDAKRTIVPNYVTASGYTEDIPARTKVGQPTGSTEAFVYHIAKDTVFKINLKDIPGIEDEPQYLADYPDRPKSKNKVRSVSFQNPVWSPDATYAVIAIRSNDNKDRWIMKLDGETGKLSPIDRQHDEAWIAGPGIGGGFGGSGIGFIDEHTLYFQSEETGYSHVYTYDMRTGTKKALTSGNFEVQTLELSKDKQWFYMTTNEVHPGEKHFYKMSVNGGERIKLTSMTGGNEVTLSPDEKMIAIRYSNANTPWELYLQPATPGAVAEKITSSTTAAFNAYAWKMPQVISFTARDGKEIYARVYEPTKKKKNGKAVIFVHGAGYLQNAHKWWSQYFREYMFHNLLTDLGYTVMDIDFRASSGYGRDVRTGIYRHMGGKDLTDNVDGAKLLVEKYGINPKKIGIYGGSYGGFITLMAMFTTPDVFAAGAALRPVTDWAAYNQGYTANILNEPHLDPIAYRRSSPIFFAEGLKGKLLICHGQVDVNVHIQDTYRLAQRLIELRKENWEVASYPVEDHGFVQPTSWMDEYKRILKLFESM; from the coding sequence ATGCGAAGAATATTTACTGTATGTTTAGTTCTTCTTTTCTCCTTGACTGTTCAAGCACAGTTGACCGTAGAAAAGATCATGGAGGATCCAGCAAAGTGGATCGGAACTTCCCCTTCAAACATCTTCTGGTCAGAAGATTCTAAAACCATCTATTTCAATTGGAATCCAGAACAAAACAGAGCGGATTCTTTGTACAAAATCACCCTCACTAACCGCACACCGCAAAAGGTAAGCAGGGCGGAGAAGGAAAGTTTAGGCCTATCCGGATTCGGAAGATCTGCGGCCTACTCTAAAGATTTCAGAAAAAAATTATACCTGAAAAATGGAAACATCTTTATACAGGACACAGGTACCTTGGCAGAGAGACAACTAACGAATACCCTAGACAGAAAAGGTAGCCTTTCTTTCAGTAAAGATGAAAAACATGTCATCTTCACTATGGGAAATGATATTTATACCATAGCATTAGCAGATGGCACCCTTCAACAGTGGACTAATTTCTCCATGGAGAACAGAAGACCGGAAGCCAAAGCAGGAGAAGCAGATAAGGTATTAGAAAAGGACCAATTAGATCTTTTCCAATTCCTTAGGGAAGCAAAAGAAGACAAAGAAGCACGTGAAAAATACGAGAAAGGCGCTCCGAAAACTGGCCCTAAAAAGATCAGTTTAGGAGGAAAAATGCTCCAAGGCGCTTTAGCTAGTCCAGATTTAAAATACGTATTCTACCGCCTTGCAGAGCCGGCAAGAGATGCAAAAAGAACCATAGTTCCTAACTACGTTACGGCATCCGGATATACTGAGGATATTCCTGCCAGAACGAAAGTGGGCCAGCCTACAGGCTCTACTGAAGCTTTTGTATATCATATCGCAAAGGACACCGTTTTCAAGATTAACTTGAAAGATATTCCGGGCATCGAAGATGAGCCACAGTACCTTGCAGACTACCCGGATCGTCCGAAAAGCAAGAACAAAGTGAGAAGCGTTAGCTTCCAAAACCCGGTATGGTCTCCAGATGCCACCTATGCAGTTATAGCTATTCGTTCTAACGACAATAAGGATCGTTGGATCATGAAATTAGACGGTGAAACCGGTAAATTAAGCCCGATTGATCGCCAACATGACGAGGCCTGGATAGCAGGACCAGGGATCGGTGGTGGTTTCGGAGGAAGTGGTATTGGCTTCATCGATGAACATACCTTGTATTTCCAATCTGAAGAAACCGGTTACTCTCATGTATATACGTATGACATGAGAACGGGTACTAAGAAGGCCCTTACTAGTGGAAACTTTGAAGTTCAGACTTTAGAACTATCTAAAGACAAGCAGTGGTTCTACATGACCACAAACGAAGTTCATCCGGGCGAGAAACACTTCTACAAAATGTCTGTAAATGGTGGAGAAAGAATCAAACTAACATCCATGACGGGAGGAAATGAAGTAACTCTATCTCCTGATGAAAAGATGATAGCCATTCGCTATTCTAACGCCAATACGCCTTGGGAACTGTATTTGCAACCCGCCACTCCGGGAGCTGTAGCTGAAAAGATCACTTCATCTACCACCGCAGCATTTAATGCTTACGCATGGAAAATGCCTCAAGTGATCTCCTTTACCGCTAGGGACGGTAAGGAAATCTATGCCAGAGTTTACGAACCTACTAAGAAGAAGAAAAACGGAAAAGCAGTCATCTTTGTGCACGGTGCAGGTTACTTACAAAATGCCCACAAATGGTGGAGCCAATACTTCAGAGAATACATGTTCCATAATCTCTTGACAGACCTGGGATATACGGTAATGGATATCGACTTCAGAGCCAGCTCTGGCTACGGAAGAGATGTACGTACAGGCATTTATAGACACATGGGCGGTAAAGATCTTACGGACAATGTAGACGGAGCAAAACTTTTGGTTGAAAAATACGGCATTAACCCTAAGAAAATAGGTATTTATGGAGGTTCATACGGTGGGTTCATCACCTTGATGGCCATGTTCACTACTCCGGATGTATTTGCTGCAGGAGCTGCACTTCGTCCGGTGACGGATTGGGCAGCCTACAACCAAGGCTATACGGCCAATATCTTAAACGAACCTCATCTAGACCCTATAGCGTACAGAAGAAGTTCTCCTATCTTCTTTGCGGAAGGACTAAAAGGCAAGTTGCTAATCTGCCATGGACAGGTAGACGTGAACGTTCACATACAGGACACGTATAGATTAGCCCAAAGGCTCATAGAACTTAGAAAAGAGAACTGGGAGGTGGCTTCCTACCCGGTAGAGGACCACGGATTTGTTCAACCTACCTCCTGGATGGACGAATACAAGAGGATCCTGAAACTATTTGAAAGCATGTAA
- a CDS encoding helix-turn-helix domain-containing protein translates to MEDILHFKSIKEYNDFNNNETLHPLISVVHLDKAAPRKLRKLRYGFYTIFLKKVHCGDLRYGLSHYDYEEGTLIFLAPHQIIGENKEEFYQPQGLALIFHPDFLLGTDLGRKISDYHFFSYAVNEALHLSTQERAIILDCINKIEYELQHAIDKHSKNLIISNLELFLNYCTRFYDRQFITRDHVNRGVLQRFEVLLNAYFNSAKTQSLGLPTVAWCADQFHLSPNYFGDLIKKETGISAQEYIQNKIIQLAKEKIFDPQKTISQIAYELGFRYPQHFSRLFKQKTGVTPKGFKVLN, encoded by the coding sequence ATGGAAGACATATTACATTTTAAGTCCATTAAGGAGTACAATGATTTCAATAACAATGAAACTTTACATCCTTTGATCTCTGTAGTACATCTGGATAAAGCAGCACCCAGGAAACTGCGGAAACTGAGGTATGGGTTTTATACCATTTTTTTAAAAAAGGTACATTGTGGAGACTTAAGGTATGGGCTAAGCCATTATGACTACGAAGAAGGAACACTCATCTTCTTAGCTCCCCATCAGATCATTGGAGAGAACAAAGAAGAATTCTACCAACCGCAAGGACTCGCCCTCATTTTTCATCCTGACTTCCTGCTGGGTACAGATTTGGGACGAAAAATATCAGATTACCATTTCTTTTCCTATGCAGTAAACGAGGCCTTGCATTTATCTACGCAAGAGAGAGCCATTATTCTGGACTGCATAAACAAAATTGAATACGAACTTCAGCATGCTATAGATAAACATAGTAAAAATCTAATTATATCTAATCTCGAGCTATTCCTGAACTACTGCACGCGCTTCTATGATCGGCAGTTCATCACCAGAGATCATGTAAATAGAGGAGTACTACAGCGTTTCGAGGTCCTGCTTAACGCCTACTTTAACTCTGCTAAAACCCAAAGTTTAGGCCTGCCTACCGTAGCTTGGTGTGCTGATCAATTCCATCTTTCGCCAAACTATTTTGGGGACTTGATCAAAAAAGAAACGGGAATTTCTGCTCAGGAATATATCCAGAATAAAATAATACAGCTGGCCAAAGAAAAAATCTTTGATCCTCAGAAAACCATTAGCCAAATCGCGTACGAACTCGGGTTTAGATATCCTCAGCATTTTTCTAGGCTATTTAAACAAAAGACAGGTGTTACACCGAAAGGGTTCAAAGTTTTGAATTAA
- a CDS encoding DUF1624 domain-containing protein encodes MKRFQSIDSLRGLVMVIMALDHVRDFFHTTALTANPTDLNTTTPALFWTRVITHLCAPTFLFLSGVSVYLNKTENKRQYLLTRGALLILFDFTLIAFGLFWSFQSLLFNVLAAIGTGFILLAFLYRVPKKVLLIIGILLVVGNAFLPIPGLTAPTAFLLSKSILFIVGYPPLPWFGIMLIGYAIAPQFLEKKTWIWGIIGLFLFFLLRFWEIKDFDLLNLFNVNKYPPALSFTLLTLSVMALLFSYFQRRPSHFLNVFGRVPLFYFIVHWYVMHILLFAYLLIEGFTPSQFEFGQNLGRPGSWSGVELPGVYLAWILTVLIMYPLCQLYYKKGRIKYI; translated from the coding sequence ATGAAAAGGTTCCAATCTATTGACAGCCTCAGAGGCTTAGTGATGGTCATCATGGCCTTAGATCACGTAAGGGATTTCTTTCATACTACAGCCCTCACAGCGAATCCCACTGACCTTAACACCACCACTCCTGCCTTGTTTTGGACCCGGGTCATTACACATCTTTGTGCCCCCACCTTTTTGTTCCTTTCAGGTGTATCTGTTTATCTCAATAAAACAGAGAACAAGAGGCAATATTTACTCACCCGTGGAGCCTTACTGATACTATTTGATTTTACGCTAATTGCCTTTGGACTGTTTTGGAGCTTCCAGAGTTTATTGTTCAATGTGCTGGCGGCCATAGGCACAGGATTCATACTTCTAGCGTTTTTATATAGAGTTCCAAAGAAGGTTTTGCTGATTATCGGCATCCTTTTGGTGGTTGGCAATGCATTTCTACCCATCCCCGGACTAACAGCTCCCACGGCCTTTCTATTGAGCAAATCCATCCTTTTTATAGTGGGATATCCTCCCCTACCCTGGTTCGGCATCATGTTAATAGGTTATGCCATAGCACCTCAATTCTTAGAAAAAAAGACCTGGATTTGGGGTATCATAGGTTTATTCCTCTTCTTCCTATTACGATTCTGGGAAATCAAAGATTTTGATCTCCTAAATCTATTCAATGTCAACAAATACCCTCCGGCACTGAGCTTTACCTTATTGACATTAAGTGTAATGGCCCTTTTGTTTTCTTATTTCCAAAGGAGACCTAGCCACTTTCTAAATGTATTTGGAAGGGTACCTCTCTTCTATTTTATAGTACATTGGTACGTGATGCATATTTTACTTTTTGCTTATCTGCTGATAGAAGGATTTACACCATCACAATTTGAGTTTGGCCAAAATCTGGGAAGGCCCGGTTCATGGTCGGGAGTGGAATTACCTGGGGTTTATTTAGCTTGGATATTGACGGTATTGATCATGTACCCCTTGTGTCAATTGTACTACAAAAAAGGCAGAATCAAGTATATATAG
- a CDS encoding cytochrome b5 domain-containing protein: protein MENTITKRQLSLRNGVDKPEIWIAYKGQVYDVSSSRLWRGGKHYEHWAGQDLTHELEDAPHTEKVFEKFERIGIYEENNSI from the coding sequence ATGGAAAATACCATCACCAAGAGGCAGTTAAGTTTAAGAAACGGAGTAGATAAGCCCGAGATTTGGATAGCCTACAAGGGGCAGGTTTATGATGTAAGTTCCTCCAGATTATGGAGAGGTGGGAAGCACTATGAACATTGGGCAGGACAAGATTTGACCCATGAACTTGAAGATGCTCCACATACGGAAAAGGTTTTTGAAAAGTTTGAAAGAATCGGGATTTATGAAGAAAATAACTCTATTTGA